From the Bacillus rossius redtenbacheri isolate Brsri chromosome 12, Brsri_v3, whole genome shotgun sequence genome, the window TACCTGCCTTTTGGTACAAACTTcctcctaaaaaaaattacatttattgaatTAACTATTCAAAAGATTATGTCTTTGTGATTAGAGTTAATTTTTGGTTAtgaatgctgattaatttcatgattttagtttcATTCTGGTACTTTATAGTGTATTAACTTACATTTCGGTTTTACATGTTGTATTGACacgttttttaaagttttattttggttttatcacattTCACCATTTAATCTTGTCCCTATGTATTTGTTCTTTCCATGGAGTAGCTTTTTACAGCTTGTTTTCTTTGGTGAATTGATGTTGGACAATTCATGGTGATGGTCCCGAACAGGCTGTATTAAAGAGCTTTTACTGTATAATCATAATGAGTCTCttcaaaaattagaaaatggtcATTTTTAGAACTAATGCTCGGTAAACCATGTAACAAGccagatattttaattaaacgtCAAAAATTAAAGTCAGTGCTGAAATGGGTCAGATACTATGTTGAGGGCGTTATGAGTGTAAATATGTACGTACTTACTAGTTTTAAAGTCTATGAATTATGGCAGTGTCTGTCTTGATAAAGTTGTGCAGAAAAATAGCTTTGTTCTGGAGAAAGGTACATAAAAGTTGCAAGTCAAGGTGAGTTCACCGGACTTGATTTGGTTATGTGTAGAATTTTGGCTGTGGATCCTGCTGTCTGTACAACACAGTTGTAGGATTGTGTATTAACCATGACTGAGATTTGTGTATACAGAGtgtagggtgtgtgtgtgttaccttAAAATGTGTTAGAATGTTACCAGAAAATGTGTTAGAAAGTTGTTATTGATGAATCTGCTAGACAGGTTCCCGTTTTTCATTTCTGTGTGTGTTTTAGGTGTATTTTTGTGTGCGTACACAAGAGATATGCGTACACAAGAGGTAGCTAATTCAATAAAGCACGTGTGTTTGTTCAGTGGTatccattttaatatttttcacataaTTACGATCTAGATGTGATTGCAGTAAGCAAGTGTGTTATTGTGTTATTGAttcagttgaattttttttgaagaagagttgttagttaaataaattttaaactactgTAATTCTTGTGGTTCAAAGGTTTGTTGTAAAGTGATaagttttttatttagaaaaattaatttagcaatTTAATTGCAATTTCAATTTAGCTTGTAATGTTAGTACAAGCTTTTGTTgaacagtaatatttttttacttcataatTTTAGTGATGTGaagaaaaattatgtacaaatgTGAGGTATTTGAATAGTACATTTGAAGTTCATGTACATGTGTATTATAATATAGATAAAGTTATCATTGCAAATTTAAGCATAACATATGTTTAAGTAAACTAACATCTGATGATTTACTAAACTATTCACCCTACGATGGTTACAATGAGAAAAATTGTATTGTGATTGGTGACTATGATGCAATGTATAAGTAGCAACATAATTTACTGCAATGTCCGACTACATTCCGTCTTTTTGacaatgaaagaatttttttattttacacactggTTTTAGTTTCATAGTGTTATCGATGAGTACTATACTGCCTGGttagaatgaatttttttaaaggaaaggGACTTTGtgatttaaatatcagacagtgTGTGTTTATTAGTCAGTATATACCTGTGTGTTTTAATGAGGAATGAGATTGCCGAAGCTTTGTTTGAATATTACTGTGCTTTATCAAAAtgaaattgaaacaaaatttattggatttccatgaaaattttaggaaaatggaaattttttattaagtatCACTTCTTAATGATAATTGTTTAcagatttataaaatattccttgtacattttgaatattaaaaaaaaagttttttttattcaattcaatATCATGCTTTATTTCTGAGTATATATGACATTCAACATTTAAAATTGGAATTAATTGCTAAACATTTGGTTGTTTTAAGTCTTATTGTTAGAGAAGAATAATTTTACTGTTAACTAGTTTAATTATTCCATTCTTGCTATTATATTTGGTTTTGCAGGGGTAAGTAAAGATTTTTAATAGAGCAAGTTTTCTTTTAAGAATCACTCTGATATCTAAATTAGTGTTAAGTTCCAACTATTATATCTTGTATCTGGCCttcaattcaaatttatttaaccaaaaatTGTGTCAATAACCTGCTAAAGATAATTTCAGCAAGACTGGATTAAACACAAAAagaatatttctttaaattaagcATAGCTTATGGAAGCTAACAAAATGTAGTGTAATCATATTATGACCTAAAAGGTACAGTTAGTTtcgaaaagagaaaaaaaaacccgcAGGTTTAAGGATTGACAAATCAGTAAGGCGTCTGATCAATGTTGTTGTATATGTAACGGTTTAATAAGCCAAAGTCATTAATGCAGTCAAATTGGCGGTTGCTTTATCTTACGGaatcacgatttttttttaagtaaaacgtTGCCTATGTCCATCTGAAATGATGTAGCTTTATAACAgtgaaagaaattttaatatcagtCCAGTGGTTTTGGAATTTACTTCTTACAAATAAAAAGTCACATTCTTTcttaataatattagtatagactAACTTAACAAACTTCGGTTTGGGCACTAGAATACTGATTTAAGTCAAATTTTTAGATCACTGCAATATTGATACTGTTACCAAATACGTGCATGACCCTAATAGCTAAATTTAATAGTAAAGGTGTTATTTGAGCACGCTTCGTAGACTGAAGAAGCCAAAGCACGTTTTGTCTGCTAATTGATCGATGTTTACTTCATGCTGTTTTGTCATGGTTACATGTGTATCAATACTTACAGGACCCTGGTGTAACTGCTGTAATTGTAAATACAATTCTGGTGCCATCATCAATTGCCCAAGCTAGACACAAAgccgaattaaaaattttaatcccaGCATAAATTTGTTATTCATTATAACGGTGCACTAGTATAGACCAGTTGTGTTTTTTCGGAAAGTAGTTTGTACATTCTAGTATTTTgtagtaagtattttattaaacgGAGAAGTCCATTAAATTGTACAGTTAAGTGAATGTTAAgatgttgataaaaaaaattgttgtatttttttaatacatatcaTAGTTGTAGGTTTGactgttttgtattttttgcCGAGAGAATTACTTATAATATTTGTTGTGAATGCTGAAAATTTGTGTAAAGGTTTTTTCGAGTTTATACATGCAGCACACGTGTTCATTCTTTGAGACATTTGTATATTGAATTAATATTGTTACAAACATCCGGACTCATGCATCTTTAGATATAATtaaacgttatttaaaaaaattagaaatgaaTGCATGAAAGTTGTAACTTTGATCTCGTGTATGAATTTCAATCTTAGAATTTCACCTATTTGTTTTTGTCTTCCGTGTTTAGAGTGTTATTTTGTTAGAATGCTGTTCGTATCTATGGTAACTTCCTTCATATTTGAGCTGTGCCTAGCTGTCTTTTCTTGTAGCTGCTAGACAACatactcaaaataaaatatgtgaacgagtctttcataCTCGGGAGTGATGTGTAATCGTCTAACCTGGGTAACGtgcatattcatgtgttctcatgttcatgttgcaaataaactttttgaCAGGGAATTTTGCTAAAattcattaagcagttaatacttgaaagttATACTTGTattgcattactaaaatattagcctgaaacattttaaaaccattatgatatcactaagtatatgtttgtatatgttttttaattgactaaaatcagtctgtaaataattaatacaaacaaacctcaaacttattgagctgattaaacattattattattatatcataatgttgttataaaaagtaaaaatatttttccagtgaCAAGACTCAAACCACGTCCCTTGAGATTAACAAGGGCGCAATTTACCTTTGTGCTTTCAAGCCCGTTTACATATTGCAAGGAGACtgtgtattataatcattgtaatgtcagttttcttaggtatttcaaAACTTGATTACTTTTTacaatgattattttagtttaccaaatatattccggcgtattcaccatcataaagtttaatttggcacaccattacgttttatgtcccctaatgtttacgaaagtgactatacgaGTTTATGTTGCTACCCTTGGgttcgccatctttgtgtcacagtTCTGTTCGTcaacttccattccattttccattactcctaccaaatgctgtataccagATATAGGTGTTTATACATAAACAAATTGGACAGTAGTAcaagcagggccgcaactagagtctctggcacccggggcatgaatggattaatgcgcccccccccctttttttttgcacataccacaccaataaagcggttgtccgggggccctcccacggaaaaatggtgctatttaagcattttccatacctacatgtaacagtttctgtgctactgtaacttccatgcaaaaactttttaccagttaccagttgtagtaggaattacaatgcaagcgatttcggcgcccccacagctttgcgcccagggcgtatgccccgcttgcacccccctagttgcggccctgagtaCAAGTACCACAGGCTGGTATTTGTAGTACGGAGTGTTTACAGGTCACAAGTCATAGAAAGGTCCTTAAATAAACGAACAATAGTGCTGAAAGTCATTAAACTTTTTATTTCCAGTAGCATTTTATCaacatgcattaatttttttttatacctcaCTTGTTTATAGTCACACGTTAAATACAAATAGTTGGTGACTGTCCACTCAAATCATGTGCTAATTATGTAATTATCTCTGAAAACATTTTAGCTTTGTAACTTAAAATTGGGTACATTTGTGCAAATAGTCAAACATTTTGTTATTGCATTtgctcatgtttaattttatttttaggtactGAAAAAGTTCTGAAATTGATTCGCTAGATATTTGTAGACACCATTTAGTAAACACACATGGATAGGAGTGGTATTCACCCGAAAATAAGATGAGTTTTTCATTGAAATACCACCCAAAAAAAATCAGGGGTCGTCTTATCACAGAGAGCAAACTATTTACGTAAAAACAAATgttgaaaaaatttgtttatttaaatataaattttcatcccAATCTTCATAATTTTATAGATGtctgtaaagaattttttttcccttatattTTGCTGCTGAGAAAATGCATAATGAACCAGGTTTGATAAAAggaatttttaaacataaagttaaacattttaatttttttattaaattattatttacagagtaTGGAATGTCAGTGGTTTGGGAAGTAATATTGGTCATTCAGTGAAgtaatacactaacaaaacaatattcaCATGCAGATGTTGGAATTTTGTAAAGGTTTCCATGaagtataaaacataaaaaaaagttaactgaTATTATagtaaattcataattttaaaagtaaataaactaTTACATTATCTTTGAATATTATGAGTAGAAAATGTGTATTCACACACACATTGTTAAATGTGACCAATCTGTTTAAAATCCCAGGTTTTTCCTTCTTACATTTTGACTCctgggaaattaattttttacatatcaAAGATCAAAGTGATCAAACTATTAAAAACTTTGTTCAACTACATAAAGACTATTTCTATGCcacacaattttactgttcactCAATTGtatctttcattaaaatacatTGCTCACAATacagtaaatattttacaaacaatttcatGAACCTGACAATGAGATCACACAATTTGAATTACAAGTTTAAACGCTTTTCTTATTGGTTTTTAGCTATCCCTAAAAAAATATTCCAGTGAAAATTAtgcaaatggaataattttttaggCAGTTTAACATTATTGCTTTGTTCCAGCAAGACAGCCATGACTGAACAAATGTTCTGGTTTACAGAAATTTGACAGTCCATTAGAGCACAAAGCAGTTAATTACTTAGTATGGTTCATTATTGAGTTAAATGTACACAAGCTAAGTTTGTCCAATACAATCAGTTGGCAAAATTGTAATATAATGCTGAGCTAAACCAATATTTACCTAATATCCTATTTATATAGGTTCAGGTGTTCTTAACTTTGCTTATAAACTTATCTTGGAGCAGTGTGGTTTGTGCATGTAGTATATTATACCAATAGAAATTAAATAGAGAGAATACAATATTAATAGTTGGTGGCACCATCTCTTTAGAACAGTAGCCTACTGTAGTACAGACAACGCACTTGTCACTAGTTTGAAATAACATGTAGGGTGCATTATTTATGCCACATCTGCAATAATGTCTCGTGAATTACTGGCCTCAGCCCAAAAGAATAGGTAAAGAATCAATTATTGctcttttataataatgttatatcaaaaaaatttccaggaatatggtaaaaaaaaaattattatttttttttttttaaaaaggggggggggggagttaaattcaatttacttttgtaacaattttataaatttggAATGTTTTGtcatatattattatgtattatctGGATACGGGCAGGTAAAATCCTCGAACCTTTGAATACAATCTAACCAttagtattataaatattttagattTGGAGTAAAAGATCCATAGAAAAATATTGGAGGAAGTGTAGTTTAGTGAAATATTCAACACTTAATGACTTTTAAAGTTTACTAggtattttagtgtttttttttgtatttatattttataataaaacacttCCCCAAGATTTTGTACTTTAAATATGCAATCATGTAAATAAAACTACGATACTTATTGATTagggaaacttagtttgtgaaacaaacattcatAGGGTTAAATTTTTTATATCCATATTTGATAGTTTATTTTCTTTCTAGTGCAGATTTGGATTCAAGGGCTGTATTTGAGGTACTCTGTGATTTgaatttgagaaaattgggatcTGACCCATCTCGAGTAATATCAGAATATTTTACTTTGCATAAAAAGTTACATCGCAATTTTACAAATTAGCACTGTAATTGAATATAACAATATAAAACTTACTGCagttaaatatttctttttatgatTGTAAAAGTATCGACGACACAAGTCTTAAAAAATCAATCTGGCCATAATTTTGTTAATAAGTACTTGTTTTATGCAGATGAGATAGATCCACACCTGTATCTATGTATGTATTGTTATAAAGGTAAATGTAGcaactttttaaaattcaaaccAAGGTTACCTCGGACACattttaagagtgaaaaaattaCACACTTAGAGATGAACATaaacttaacatttatttttacaatttttttttgtgtagggtAAAATAATTGTGCTGGATTTATAAAACTATGTTTGTACCCAAGAAAAAATTAATCCTCTCATAAAAATTGGTTTATAAATACACCAAGCATAAATaccagaaaaattaatatttacataatgtcAGTCCAAAGGAtttggtatttaaaaattaatatacaaataGTAAACCCATGTCTACTAATGATACCGTTATATTGCACCAAATATATTCAGCAGTATCAAAATTTATGCACACATAGGATAAAtagaacaaacatttacatttatagATCCATATGCATGTTATTGTCACTATTATTGCACTTTACTTGGCCTATTTTTAGAGTTTTTAACATAGTACAATAAAACAGGCACTTGACGTACACACACTTTCAACGTTTACTAAAATACTACAACTTACATGTCTTGGATCACAGTCCACAGATATGCCCCAAGtacctttttttctttcttttgtatGTCACTTGTGCAGCATGCTACATTTCTCTACCAATGGACATTATTGAGTTCAtgacagtaataaaaaaaacacaaacttaaaattttaacttttgtttgCATGGCTTGAGGAATCTGTTGAGAGCGCatcacaattttttaatgttggaaGTTACTACGCGTAACTAAAGGAGTTACACGTGCTACTCGCAAATTACAGTTTTCTGTGCTTGTACTGTTGCTGGCTGCTTGTATACAGTTAGACGTTTTAAGAAATAGGTAACGTTTTAAACCAATTgttatttcacttagaattttgtaatttaataatgAGATTTTTTGTTCccagagaacaattttttttaaatataattattgaagCAGTCTGCATCAAACTTAATCAAGTCCAAACTATGAAGAAGCAGAAAATTGAATAATGCAGGACATCTCTGTATCATAACACTATTTAACTTGTAAGAGTTTATACTGTGAAATATCAACAGTAACAGAGCATAATTATCAATGTAAAACTAAAGCTGAAACTGTGTTTTTGAAACACAACAGCACACTGCCTGCTTATCGTAACAACCTGTCCAATTTCAAGTCAAAGTTCCATTTCATTCTATActcaaactattattttttttatgtaaaacttaTTTACAACTGGTATAGTAAGTCAGGCAAGGTAATGATTTAATCAGATtgtaatgtgataaaaaaaaagtttaatgccCAGGGCATTACGGAAAGTGAAATTATCAGGAAGAGAGTTGTGTAACTACATTGCTATTTAGTGCAACGTGGACACCAAGCAATCAGGTGGTGAGACCCTTGTAGCTGCGGATATGTCAATTGCACATCacacatattatttattattctgaGGTCTTTCGACACCATTGGAAATTGAATTTTCAGATGTACATAAATTTGAAGGAAAGAAAAACATAGTTTACATATAATCTGTAATTGTATTGTAACTTAACACTAAAACCTTTCAAATCACCAATTTACATATAGTATTTTAGCTATCAGTTACTTGGCTGCCAGGCATccgtgagtttttttttactgctagaaatattattttaattgtgtaacTCAACAAAATTGAAGCataaaccaaaaaataatttgACTCAGATgatgtaaaaaaagtttttccaaGTTGACAAGTGATATTCAACTGTCTTCATAACCCAGAGGTCGGAGAGTTATGCAAGAACAGTAGTTGAAACAAATGGAGGTAGGAAGGGgagaaaatgagaaaataaaaattagaacTGCTTTAGGATACTATGAATTGAAGCCACtactgcaaaattatttcatgctaaaagttattaaaatgacTTGACTAACAAGTGACTAACCAATATTTCTGGTGCATCTAGAGCAATTTAAGTGGTCCTTCTGTATTCACGGACTTAATACTAAGTGAATACAGTTCATCAGTTAATTGTAAGAACCCTGTCCAAGAAGCAACACTGCATCAATAAAAAATCACGAAGAAAATTACTGTAActgataatttttgtttcataCACATCCATGCAACATAACTGAGCAGCAATGCAAGTATTGGGGCCAAggtaaaataagttttgaaatcTTATTAATtccatttctaaaaaaaaaatacttaagtaaATTGGAAGGGCATGTACATATTTCTCATTTATTCAGAAGGTTTACTTTGTCATTTAACATTTACCTAAGAACTTAAGGTTACTGATCAAGGTGATTAAATAGATGTTGCAAATGCAAATTGCAAGGCATAGCATTTACTTTTTATCTTGTGTAGGACAGCAACCGAAACCACAACCTCTCAGATGTCGACCAAAATTTGAGTCTGTAACTAGGTCTGGAAGTTTTAAGTATCGGCTGTAACTGTTCCTTCACTTCACAGGTTCGCACGCACCTACATGTCTAACATCCATTTTCAAACTTCTCAATTGCATCGTCCCTTTGAGCACGGAGGGTTAAGGGAATACCACACCAAGTAATCAGTACAGCCCTGATGCCAGGTCGGTGACCTTGCCGGACAGCGTGCTGCTCCCTCCGACCGGACCGTACTCCTTCGGCGCGGAGCCCCTCTGACACTGGTTGGCGTGGTGACCCGAGTAGAGCCCTGCGTTCACCTGCCCTCGCTTCACCAGGAAGGTCTTGCTCCTGGAGCTGTCGGGGGAGGGGGAGTCGGAGCCCAGGCCGGCCAGCGGGAGGAAGAGCGGGTGGCTGGTGTTGTCCGAAGGGAGCCTGCGCGCGACGCAGTGCTGGTTCCTGGTGCTGCTCGAGGACCGGGACACTATCACCACGGGCGGAGGTGTGCCGTACGCCACGGCAGCCTCCGCCAGGCTCTGCCTCGTCTCCAGGTACCCCCGGTCCCACTCGAGGCTCCACTCCTCCGTCCCCGAGCCCCTGCCGCTGCTCACCCGGCTCTTGCCCGTGTCCGACGTCAGGACTATGTCCACCATCGAGTCCAGGCCCTCGTCTATCCGGTCCAGGCTCTTCGACTTGAGCCTCTTCTGCCGGGCCTCCTCCGACACGCTGGCCGGCCGATGCCCTTCGACGTCCGCCGTGCCGAAGAGACCCTCGAAGCTACCTCGCCGTGCCGCGGGGCAGTTCTTCCCCAGGACGTCCGGCGGCAGCTGCTTCTCTTCGCGGGGGCCGCTGCTGCACAGGAATATCTTCTCGTAGTGCTTGTTCTTCCCCCGATCCAGTACGGCCATCCTCTTGCCGCTCTCTTTGGAGGCGCTGAGCAGCGAGTCGGAGTCCTCCTCTTCGCTGGTGTGTATGGGCGTGTCGTCCAGGTCGTCGAAGTCGAAGAACGGGCTGCGGGTGCTGGGCATGGCGCTGCCCTCGGCGGGGTGGTCGGGGCTCTGGTACGCCACGTGGGACAGACTTCTCGCCCTCCTCGGCGGCTGCGGCAGCAGTCGGGAAGGAACTATCTCCGGGTCCTCGACGGTGTCGCTGTGGTACTCCACCGAGATGCGCCTCACGTTCGAGTCGCCTCCCGTCGACTTGGCGTTCTGGCGTCGTCGTATCCTATCCTCTTCCGCATCAGACCTCCTAACATTCATCTTCTCGTCTGCCCGCCTCTTGACCGCCGCGGCCTGCTCTGCCGCCTCTGCCGCGTACGCCTCTGTCTCTGCGTCGTTGATGATGTTCCGCAGCTCCTCGATCACTTCGTCGATCGTCGTCTCTTCGTCCTCGTCCTCGTCCTTCTTCCTTCGGCTGGTGGTCGTGCCTTCAACCCCTTCCTCTTCGCCGTCGTCCACGCTGGTCTCGCGCATCTCCGGGGCTCTCCTCGAGTCCACGACAATGGTGTCGTTCCTCACGGTGAACATCTCGTACACCAATGGCTCCCTCTCCACATCGCCTACATCGTCAGACTGGAACAGTCCAAACAAAAAGAGTGCATTAATTAAAATAGATGTGTTTATAGAAGgagatagtttaaaaaaaaactaccccaCTTTTAatgctttagaaaaaaaaaacaagtttataTTATGAAGTGAACTTACAGTTAGTTAGTACTAAAGCATCATTTTGTAACTACAGGATGAGTCTCGTAGAAGATGGTCCATAGAGCATAAGTGATTAAGTAAATACAATACAGTGTGACAACAACCTACGTATATAAGATGCTGGAAATGTTATACGTTATTGAAGAGTGCATAATGGAGGTGCTCATCTATTACTGAACAGTGCATAATGGAGGTGCTCATCTATTACTGAACGGTGCATAATGGAGCTGCTCATCTATTACTGAACGGTGCATAATGGAGGTGCTCATCTATTACTGAACGGTGCATAATGGAGGTGCTCATCTATTACTGAATGGTGCATAATGGAGCTGCTCATCTATTACTGAACAGTGCATAATGGAGCTGCTCATCTATTACTGAACGGTGCATAATGGAGCTGCTCATCTATTACTGAACGGTGCATAATGGAGGTGCTCATCTATTACTGAACGGTGCATAATGGAGGTGCTCATCTATTACTGAACGGTGCATAATGGAGGTGCTCATCTATTACTGAACGGTGCATAATGGAGGTGCTCATCTATTACTGAACGGTGCATAATGGAGGTGCTCATCTATTACTGAACGGTGCATAATGGAGGTGCTCATCTATTACTGAACGGTGCATAATTGGGGTGCTCATCCATTACTGAACGGTGCATAATGGAGCTGCTCATCCATTACTGAACGGTGCATAATGGAGCTGCTCATCTATTACTGAACGGTGCATAATGGAGCTGCTCATCTATTACTGAACGGTGCATAATGGAGGTGCTCATCTATTATTGAACAGTGCATATTGGAGTTGCTCAACGATTATGTGAAGAACATGTGTGTTTTGAGAGGTTTAACAACAATGTGACTAATGTGTGTTAAGGTGCCTACCGGTTATtatctagtgtgtgtgtgtgtgtgtgtgtaaacagcGTGTGTCGAGGTGTCGCTCACCGACAGCGAGTGGTCCTGGTCGGACGAGCTGATGCCCTCGTCCTCGGCCGGCGTGGAGCCGCCCTGCTTGGAGCTGGAAGACGGAGACTTCTGCGCCTTCTTGTCGGCGGAGGGCTTCCGGCAGCTGGCGAGCTCCCTCTCCAGGCCGCAGCACCGCTCCTTCAGGCACTGCTCCAAGGACAGCAGGATGTTCTTCTCCTCCTGCAGGATCTGCGACACACGTCGTCGTCACGCCACTGCAGCGTCTCCGAACCTAGACCGCCTCGGAAAGCTTCACCAGCACTTCACACGCGCCACAAGCTAACAACACTTACTAACTCAATAATAATACTATACTTACGATTACATCTACTACAAACGAGTGGCCAAACTAATCGACGAACACTGGCAGAAACACACACTCCCGAATCTCACTCATTcaacttctcccccccccccccccttcctcggtTCTCGGGAACTTATGGGAGAAAAACAATTGAATAgctttttggcaaaaaaaaacatagtccaaaaaaGTTAAATGTTGCATTTTGTGGTAATCCCTTGTGGCCATGCATAGAATCAACAGTTAAAGAAAAAACAACCACAGTCAGTACGATATGAGGCTCTGAAATATGGTGCGTTCAGCAAAAAcaactattgtgttttttttggGAGTCTGAGGGGAGTGGTATTGAAAAGTTCTCCTACTTCCTTCCCCCCTTTTAACTCCAACCCGGTTCAGACAAAAGCGGCTGATCC encodes:
- the LOC134537274 gene encoding uncharacterized protein LOC134537274 translates to MALSSYRRGPRRKSSVSTSVSKDGRTDGRTDGLTDSWHRDLLRPPVYNPEDYALSLRKWGRRPPAPALYAAPAAAPPPPPAEARSRTLPAPGKQRAEPPPPPRDYRHPGLNPAPPGGEMSLKQFASVSELLAKLRADLKMAFPSFVQEFVSDPVDGVTLLLELLRCVQLGQAQAQAQAQAQRCPPQVARRALLDEHACLQCLRACLRCRDAARRLAASAAGLFTLAVCIMSNVARSRVLALQLLTRACEPPGCGHSAVSEALSTLRLRFGEAVRFRFLAGMLTSAGGCPDLQAAGLRFLNTLLDTAPSPQQRLYLQAELQQAGFSAAAVRNVLPSNQAAAQAVLAELERWARGYVDVAALQGRLHDAERRAEAAHDRAQLLQRRVQILQEEKNILLSLEQCLKERCCGLERELASCRKPSADKKAQKSPSSSSKQGGSTPAEDEGISSSDQDHSLSSDDVGDVEREPLVYEMFTVRNDTIVVDSRRAPEMRETSVDDGEEEGVEGTTTSRRKKDEDEDEETTIDEVIEELRNIINDAETEAYAAEAAEQAAAVKRRADEKMNVRRSDAEEDRIRRRQNAKSTGGDSNVRRISVEYHSDTVEDPEIVPSRLLPQPPRRARSLSHVAYQSPDHPAEGSAMPSTRSPFFDFDDLDDTPIHTSEEEDSDSLLSASKESGKRMAVLDRGKNKHYEKIFLCSSGPREEKQLPPDVLGKNCPAARRGSFEGLFGTADVEGHRPASVSEEARQKRLKSKSLDRIDEGLDSMVDIVLTSDTGKSRVSSGRGSGTEEWSLEWDRGYLETRQSLAEAAVAYGTPPPVVIVSRSSSSTRNQHCVARRLPSDNTSHPLFLPLAGLGSDSPSPDSSRSKTFLVKRGQVNAGLYSGHHANQCQRGSAPKEYGPVGGSSTLSGKVTDLASGLY